In Mus caroli unplaced genomic scaffold, CAROLI_EIJ_v1.1 scaffold_23572_1, whole genome shotgun sequence, the following are encoded in one genomic region:
- the LOC110287752 gene encoding vomeronasal type-2 receptor 116-like, whose protein sequence is MGQCMMCPHDKHANLEKTHCLQRAVSFLTYEDSFGMALGCTSLSFSAITMLVLVTFVKYKDTPIVKANNRTLNYVLLISLVFCFLCSLLFIGHPIQASCILQQATFGVFFTVAISTVLAKTITVVMAFNLTTPGRRMRGMMMTGAPKLVLSICTLIQLVFCGIWLVTTPLFFDRDVQSEHGKTVITCNKGPVIAFHFVLGYLGFLTLGSFTVAFLARNLPDRFKEAKFLTFSMXVFCSVWITFLXVYHSTRGKVMVVVEVFSILXSSAGLLMLSLSQSVMLF, encoded by the coding sequence ATGGGACAGTGTATGATGTGTCCACATGATAAACATGCCAATTTAGAGAAAACCCACTGCCTCCAAAGAGCTGTGTCATTTCTTACTTATGAAGATTCATTTGGGATGGCTTTAGGTTGCACTTCCCTGTCCTTCTCAGCCATCACAATGCTAGTACTAGTCACTTTTGTGAAGTACAAGGATACTCCTATTGTGAAGGCCAATAACCGCACTCTCAACTATGTCCTGCTTATCTCTCTAGTCTTCTGCTTTCTATGCTCATTGCTCTTCATTGGACATCCCATTCAGGCCAGCTGCATCCTGCAGCAGGCCACATTTGGAGTATTTTTCACAGTGGCTATTTCTACAGTGTTGGCCAAAACAATAACTGTGGTCATGGCTTTCAATCTCACTACTCCAGGAAGAAGGATGAGAGGGATGATGATGACAGGGGCACCTAAGTTGGTCCTTTCCATTTGTACCCTAATCCAACTTGTTTTCTGTGGAATCTGGTTGGTAACAACTCCTCTCTTCTTTGACAGAGATGTACAATCTGAACATGGNAAGACTGTCATTACTTGCAACAAAGGCCCTGTCATTGCCTTCCACTTCGTCCTAGGATACTTGGGTTTCTTGACTCTGGGGAGCTTCACTGTGGCTTTCCTGGCTAGGAACCTTCCTGACAGATTCAAAGAAGCCAAGTTCCTAACTTTCAGCATGCNggtgttctgcagtgtctggatCACCTTCCTCCNTGTGTACCATAGCACCAGGGGGAAAGTCATGGTGGTTGTGGAGGTCTTTTCCATCTTGGNTTCTAGTGCAGGGTTGCTAATGTTATCTTTGTCCCAAAGtgttatgttattttaa